In one Sphingomonas sp. AP4-R1 genomic region, the following are encoded:
- a CDS encoding hemerythrin domain-containing protein, translating to MAENYAARNNQGLHRIAKDDPLAIAILKEEHHRFRDLFTEANEASGARLKHVADEICLRLDVHMTIEEEILYPAGKQVGERSEVDEGIVEHAAGKELAAEIQQLKGTEELYKSKVHVLGEQTIHHIDEEDEELFEEMKAAHKAGKIDLDAVGLTLRARQAVLYRTVEASGDLGPTQEADAEEIARV from the coding sequence ATGGCCGAGAATTATGCCGCTCGGAACAATCAGGGCCTTCACCGGATCGCCAAGGACGACCCGCTGGCGATCGCGATCCTGAAGGAGGAGCATCATCGCTTCCGCGACCTCTTCACCGAGGCGAACGAGGCGAGCGGTGCGCGGCTGAAGCATGTGGCGGACGAGATCTGCCTGCGGCTGGACGTGCATATGACGATCGAGGAGGAGATCCTTTATCCCGCCGGCAAGCAGGTGGGCGAGCGCAGCGAAGTCGATGAGGGCATCGTCGAACATGCGGCCGGCAAGGAACTGGCGGCGGAGATCCAGCAGCTCAAGGGCACCGAGGAACTCTACAAGAGCAAGGTCCATGTGCTGGGCGAACAGACCATCCACCATATCGACGAGGAGGATGAGGAATTGTTCGAGGAGATGAAGGCCGCGCACAAGGCGGGCAAAATCGATCTCGATGCGGTGGGCCTGACGCTGCGGGCGCGACAGGCGGTGCTGTATCGCACGGTGGAAGCCTCGGGCGATCTCGGCCCGACGCAGGAAGCCGATGCGGAGGAGATCGCGCGGGTTTGA
- a CDS encoding MarR family transcriptional regulator, translated as MDPGDSYRSTPSILLFADSAAGFAEQERTIHQLDGRIAMSGPIDTALARIDEACDIGTVVVDASVDVPELDRLFDRLEAAAREGRFRSVLTISPDLIDLAARFCPHPHVDTLCRDGGADGVAALAVALAGARRIPQRAAEDGPMRLKQLSEEVGRIARTLAALSENDERMPALRPIRIGDDDGAEPSAAMIRACIRARRMRELYFPADLFADPAWDMLLDLMAARIEGRRVAVSSLCIAGAVPATTGLRWIKTLTDGGLFLRVADPRDGRRIFIELSEAAARGMSGYFRALDRAGLAGV; from the coding sequence ATGGATCCGGGCGACAGCTATCGATCGACTCCGTCGATTCTGCTTTTCGCCGACAGCGCCGCGGGCTTCGCCGAGCAGGAGCGCACGATCCACCAGCTGGACGGGCGCATTGCCATGTCCGGCCCGATCGACACCGCGCTCGCCCGGATCGACGAGGCATGCGACATCGGCACGGTCGTCGTCGATGCCAGCGTGGACGTGCCGGAGTTGGATCGCCTGTTCGATCGGCTGGAGGCCGCCGCGCGCGAGGGGCGCTTCCGCAGCGTGCTGACCATCTCGCCCGATCTGATCGATCTGGCCGCCCGATTCTGCCCGCATCCGCATGTCGACACGCTCTGCCGCGACGGCGGGGCGGACGGCGTGGCCGCTCTGGCGGTGGCGCTCGCCGGGGCCCGGCGCATTCCCCAGCGCGCCGCAGAGGATGGGCCGATGCGCCTCAAGCAACTGAGCGAGGAAGTGGGGCGCATCGCCCGGACGCTAGCCGCGCTATCGGAGAATGACGAGAGGATGCCCGCGCTCCGCCCAATCCGGATCGGGGACGACGACGGCGCGGAGCCCAGTGCGGCGATGATCCGCGCCTGTATCCGCGCCCGGCGGATGCGCGAACTCTACTTCCCGGCCGATCTTTTCGCCGATCCCGCCTGGGACATGCTGCTGGATCTGATGGCGGCGCGGATCGAGGGGCGGCGCGTGGCCGTCTCCAGCCTGTGCATTGCCGGCGCCGTCCCCGCGACCACCGGGCTGCGCTGGATCAAGACGCTGACAGATGGCGGCCTCTTCCTGCGCGTCGCCGATCCGCGCGACGGGCGGCGCATCTTCATCGAGCTGTCCGAAGCGGCCGCGCGCGGGATGAGCGGCTATTTCCGGGCGCTCGACCGCGCCGGTCTGGCGGGAGTCTGA
- the recN gene encoding DNA repair protein RecN: MLTRLAIRDVVLIEALDLDFGPGLATLTGETGAGKSILLDSLGLALGARAESGLVRNGAAQASVAASFDLPADHPALAILDEGGLEREPGEPLVIRRQLRADGGSRAFVNDQPASAGLLRALGGTLVEIHGQHDDRGLLNARGHRALLDAFARSQTGAVASAHARWKASEEALAHAEAELESAARDREWLEHAVAELRKAAPEPGEEASLAEARADMQKGARLAEELSGVSGHLDGSDGALAQLRQATRRLDRIAAEDERLAEALAALDRALVEAGEAEDRLAAAGEAFAFDPARLEAIETRLFDLRALARKHRVEPDHLAALTEELSGRLDRIEAGGAGIAALAREVSLSREEYEAAADALTAARTAAAARLDAAVAGELAPLKLDAARFRTVVEPLPEAQWGAAGRDRVEFEIATNPGAPFAPLIKIASGGELSRFILALKVALAEEGGAGTMIFDEVDRGVGGAVASAIGERLARLAQTTQLMVVTHSPQVAARADRHWLIEKRSDGLVARTGVHVLGAAERREEIARMLSGAEITDEARAQADRLLVA, translated from the coding sequence ATGCTGACCCGCCTCGCCATTCGCGATGTCGTGCTGATCGAGGCTTTGGACCTCGATTTCGGGCCGGGGCTCGCCACGCTGACGGGCGAGACGGGCGCGGGCAAATCGATCCTGCTGGATTCTCTCGGGCTGGCGCTCGGCGCGCGCGCGGAATCCGGCCTCGTCCGCAACGGCGCCGCGCAGGCGAGCGTGGCGGCGAGCTTCGATCTGCCGGCCGATCATCCCGCGCTCGCCATCCTGGATGAAGGCGGGCTGGAGCGCGAGCCGGGCGAGCCTCTGGTGATCCGGCGGCAGCTGCGCGCGGATGGCGGCAGCCGCGCGTTCGTCAACGATCAGCCAGCGTCTGCGGGATTGCTGCGCGCGCTGGGCGGCACGCTCGTCGAGATACACGGCCAGCATGACGATCGCGGGCTGCTCAATGCGCGCGGCCATCGCGCTTTGCTGGATGCGTTCGCCCGGTCGCAGACCGGCGCGGTCGCATCGGCCCATGCGCGCTGGAAGGCGAGCGAGGAGGCGCTGGCCCACGCGGAGGCCGAGCTGGAGAGCGCCGCGCGCGATCGCGAATGGCTGGAACATGCGGTGGCCGAACTCCGCAAGGCCGCGCCCGAACCCGGCGAGGAAGCGAGCCTCGCCGAGGCGCGGGCCGACATGCAGAAGGGCGCGCGGCTGGCCGAAGAGCTTTCGGGCGTGAGCGGGCATCTCGACGGATCGGACGGCGCGCTGGCGCAGCTGCGGCAGGCGACGCGCCGGCTCGACCGGATCGCGGCGGAGGATGAAAGGCTGGCCGAGGCGCTGGCGGCGCTGGACCGCGCGCTGGTGGAGGCGGGCGAGGCCGAGGATCGGCTGGCGGCGGCGGGCGAGGCGTTCGCTTTCGATCCGGCCCGGCTGGAGGCGATCGAGACGCGCCTGTTCGATCTGCGCGCGCTCGCCCGCAAGCATCGCGTGGAGCCGGATCACCTGGCGGCGCTGACGGAGGAATTGTCCGGTCGGCTGGACCGGATCGAGGCGGGCGGCGCGGGCATCGCGGCGCTGGCGCGCGAAGTCAGTTTGTCGCGCGAGGAGTATGAGGCGGCGGCCGATGCGCTGACGGCGGCGCGCACGGCGGCGGCGGCGCGGCTGGATGCGGCGGTGGCGGGCGAACTGGCGCCGCTCAAGCTGGATGCCGCGCGCTTCCGCACGGTGGTGGAGCCTCTCCCCGAGGCGCAGTGGGGCGCTGCCGGGCGCGACCGCGTGGAATTCGAGATCGCGACCAATCCGGGCGCGCCCTTCGCGCCGCTCATCAAGATCGCGAGCGGCGGCGAACTCTCGCGCTTCATCCTCGCGCTGAAGGTGGCGCTGGCCGAAGAAGGCGGGGCGGGCACGATGATCTTCGACGAGGTGGATCGCGGCGTCGGCGGGGCGGTGGCCAGCGCGATCGGGGAGCGGCTCGCGCGGCTGGCGCAGACGACGCAGCTGATGGTCGTCACGCACAGCCCGCAGGTGGCGGCACGCGCCGATCGCCACTGGCTGATCGAGAAACGCTCGGACGGGCTGGTCGCGCGGACCGGCGTGCATGTGCTGGGCGCGGCCGAACGGCGCGAGGAGATCGCCCGGATGCTCTCGGGCGCGGAAATCACGGACGAAGCGCGCGCCCAGGCGGATCGCCTGCTGGTGGCGTGA
- a CDS encoding NADH:flavin oxidoreductase, translating into MSSAAADILFRPFTLRGLTLPNRIVMAPMTRGFAAGGVPGAAQADYYRKRAEGGVGLILSEGTVIDRPASRNHPGIPFFHGEEALTGWKSVIEAVHAAGGKMGPQIWHTGAVKSFQTDWTPDAPVESPSGLDAPGVERGVAMSDSDIADAVAAYAKAAGDAKRLGFDVAELHGAHGYLIDQFFWAGSNLRDDRHGGSTIAERARFAADVVAAVRAEVGPDFPIIIRLSQWKQQDYAARLAETPAEMAAWLEPLADAGVDIFHCSQRRFWEPEFPTVDGEKGLNFAGWAKKLTGKATISVGSVGLSGEFMAAFGGESSTSVGIDQLIERMERDEFDLIAIGRALISNPDWAAKVRDGDAAGLRGFEVSALGELV; encoded by the coding sequence ATGTCCTCTGCCGCCGCCGACATTCTGTTCCGCCCGTTCACGCTGCGCGGGTTGACCTTGCCCAACCGGATCGTGATGGCGCCGATGACGCGCGGCTTCGCGGCCGGCGGCGTGCCCGGCGCGGCGCAGGCGGATTATTATCGGAAGCGGGCCGAGGGCGGCGTGGGCCTGATCCTGTCCGAGGGCACGGTGATCGATCGGCCCGCCTCGCGCAATCATCCGGGCATCCCGTTCTTCCACGGCGAGGAAGCGCTGACGGGCTGGAAGAGCGTGATCGAGGCGGTGCACGCGGCCGGCGGCAAGATGGGGCCGCAAATCTGGCATACGGGCGCCGTGAAGAGCTTCCAGACCGACTGGACGCCCGATGCGCCCGTCGAGAGCCCGTCCGGCCTCGATGCGCCGGGTGTGGAGCGTGGCGTGGCGATGAGCGATTCCGACATCGCCGATGCGGTCGCGGCCTATGCCAAGGCGGCGGGCGACGCGAAGCGGCTGGGTTTCGACGTGGCCGAGCTGCACGGCGCGCACGGCTATCTGATCGATCAGTTCTTCTGGGCCGGATCGAACCTGCGCGACGATCGCCACGGCGGCTCCACGATCGCCGAGCGCGCGCGCTTCGCGGCGGACGTGGTGGCGGCGGTGCGCGCGGAGGTCGGACCCGATTTCCCGATCATCATCCGCCTGAGCCAGTGGAAGCAGCAGGATTATGCGGCGCGTCTGGCCGAGACGCCCGCCGAGATGGCGGCGTGGCTGGAGCCGCTGGCCGATGCCGGGGTGGATATCTTCCATTGCTCGCAGCGCCGCTTCTGGGAGCCCGAATTCCCCACGGTGGATGGCGAGAAGGGCCTGAACTTCGCGGGCTGGGCCAAGAAGCTGACCGGCAAGGCGACGATCAGCGTCGGCTCGGTCGGCCTGTCGGGCGAGTTCATGGCGGCGTTCGGCGGCGAAAGCTCGACCAGCGTGGGCATCGATCAGCTGATCGAGCGGATGGAGCGCGACGAATTCGATCTGATCGCGATCGGTCGCGCGCTGATCAGCAATCCGGATTGGGCGGCGAAGGTGCGGGATGGCGATGCGGCGGGGCTGCGCGGCTTCGAAGTGTCGGCGCTGGGCGAGTTGGTCTGA
- a CDS encoding ABC transporter ATP-binding protein, with amino-acid sequence MDTILSISGLAKNYKGGHQALKGVDLDIRRGEIFALLGPNGAGKTTLIGAVCGLVQPTAGEIRIDGEDARAHWRKARARIGLVPQELSTDMFEHVEHTVAFSRGLFGKPRNPALIERILRSLSLWEKRDAKIMQLSGGMKRRVLIAKALSHEPDILFLDEPSAGVDVELRREMWAMIGQLRDQGVTIILTTHYIEEAEEMADRIGIIRKGEIILVEEKKALLAALGKTQAAIGLTDPLPAIPAGLADWPLTLSEDGQTLTYTISAEEADARGLAQLVKRLEAEGIDFRTLDTRRSSLEDIFVDLVEGARA; translated from the coding sequence ATGGACACCATTCTTTCGATCAGCGGCCTCGCCAAGAACTATAAGGGCGGCCATCAGGCGCTGAAGGGCGTCGATCTGGACATCAGGCGCGGCGAGATCTTCGCGCTGCTCGGGCCCAACGGCGCGGGCAAGACCACGTTGATCGGCGCGGTCTGCGGCCTCGTCCAGCCGACGGCGGGCGAGATCCGGATCGACGGCGAGGATGCGCGCGCCCACTGGCGCAAGGCCCGCGCGCGCATCGGCCTCGTCCCGCAGGAGTTGTCCACCGACATGTTCGAGCATGTCGAACATACCGTGGCCTTCTCGCGCGGCCTGTTCGGCAAGCCCCGCAATCCGGCGCTGATCGAGCGGATCCTGCGCTCGCTCTCCCTGTGGGAGAAGCGCGACGCCAAGATCATGCAGCTTTCGGGCGGCATGAAGCGGCGCGTGCTGATCGCCAAGGCGCTGAGCCACGAGCCCGACATCCTGTTTCTCGACGAGCCTTCGGCGGGCGTCGACGTCGAGCTGCGCCGCGAAATGTGGGCGATGATCGGGCAGCTGCGCGATCAGGGCGTCACCATCATCCTGACGACCCATTATATCGAGGAAGCCGAGGAGATGGCCGACCGGATCGGCATCATCCGCAAGGGCGAGATCATCCTGGTCGAGGAGAAGAAGGCGCTGCTCGCCGCTCTCGGCAAGACGCAGGCCGCGATCGGCCTGACCGACCCGCTCCCCGCCATTCCCGCCGGACTGGCCGACTGGCCCCTGACCCTTTCGGAAGACGGCCAGACGCTCACCTACACGATCAGCGCCGAGGAAGCCGATGCGCGCGGCCTCGCCCAACTGGTCAAACGGCTGGAGGCGGAGGGGATCGACTTCCGCACGCTGGATACGCGGAGATCCAGCCTGGAAGACATCTTCGTCGATCTGGTGGAAGGAGCGCGCGCATGA
- a CDS encoding putative DNA modification/repair radical SAM protein produces the protein MAQLDTRQKLAILADAAKYDASCASSGTTKRTSLDGKGLGSTEGMGICHAYAPDGRCISLLKILLTNSCIFDCHYCINRKSSNVRRARFTVEEVVQLTLAFYRRNYIEGLFLSSGIIRSSDYTMERIVEVARCLREDHGFRGYIHLKTIPDADPELVHAAGLYADRLSINVELPTLPGLARLAPEKSAARIEGAMGDLKGAIEEGHDARKRFRSAPRFAPAGQSTQMIVGADSANDGDIIASASGLYDRFGLRRVYYSAFSPIPDASAILPLKRPPLMREHRLYQSDWMMRFYGFQPAEVAAATDATGMLPLDMDPKLAWALKFRAAFPVDVNRAPKEALLRVPGLGTKAVDAILSARRQRRLRLEDVARLTVSIAKIRPFLIAADWTPARIDGAADLAALVKPKVEQMELFAA, from the coding sequence ATGGCGCAACTCGACACACGGCAGAAGCTCGCGATCCTGGCCGATGCCGCGAAATATGATGCGTCCTGCGCCTCCTCCGGCACGACCAAGCGTACGTCGCTCGACGGCAAGGGGCTGGGCTCCACCGAGGGGATGGGCATCTGCCATGCCTATGCGCCGGACGGGCGCTGCATCTCGCTGCTGAAGATCCTGCTGACCAACAGCTGCATCTTCGACTGCCATTATTGCATCAACCGGAAGAGTTCGAACGTCCGCCGCGCGCGCTTCACGGTGGAGGAGGTGGTGCAGCTCACGCTCGCTTTCTATCGGCGCAATTATATCGAGGGGCTGTTTCTCTCGTCCGGCATCATCCGCTCCTCCGATTATACGATGGAGCGGATCGTGGAGGTGGCGCGCTGCCTGCGCGAGGACCATGGCTTTCGCGGCTATATCCACCTGAAGACCATCCCCGATGCCGATCCGGAGCTGGTCCATGCGGCGGGCCTCTATGCCGATCGCCTGTCGATCAACGTGGAGCTGCCCACCTTGCCCGGCCTCGCGCGGTTGGCGCCCGAGAAATCGGCGGCACGGATCGAAGGGGCGATGGGCGATCTGAAGGGTGCGATCGAGGAGGGGCATGATGCGCGCAAACGCTTCCGCTCCGCGCCCAGATTCGCGCCCGCCGGCCAGTCGACCCAGATGATCGTCGGCGCGGACAGCGCCAACGATGGCGACATCATCGCCAGCGCCAGCGGGCTTTACGATCGCTTCGGCCTGCGGCGGGTCTATTATTCGGCGTTCAGCCCGATCCCGGACGCGAGCGCGATCCTGCCGCTCAAGCGCCCGCCGCTGATGCGCGAGCATCGCCTGTACCAGTCGGACTGGATGATGCGCTTCTACGGCTTCCAGCCCGCCGAGGTGGCGGCGGCGACCGATGCGACGGGGATGCTGCCGCTGGACATGGATCCGAAGCTCGCCTGGGCGCTGAAATTCCGCGCGGCCTTCCCGGTCGATGTCAACCGCGCGCCCAAGGAAGCGCTGCTGCGCGTGCCGGGGCTGGGCACGAAGGCGGTCGACGCGATCCTCTCGGCGCGCCGGCAGCGCCGACTGCGGCTGGAGGATGTGGCGCGGCTGACCGTCTCGATCGCGAAGATCCGCCCCTTCCTGATCGCCGCCGACTGGACGCCCGCGCGGATCGACGGGGCGGCCGATCTGGCGGCGCTGGTGAAACCGAAAGTGGAGCAGATGGAATTGTTCGCGGCGTGA
- a CDS encoding ABC transporter permease — protein sequence MNLPAIRAIYLFELARTWRTLFQSIFTPVLTTSLYFVVFGSAIGGRMHEVNGVPYGAFIIPGLMLLTILSESISNASFGIYLPRFTGTIYELLSAPVGVAETLIGYVGAAATKSIILSLIILATARVFVPYHIVHPFWAVSFLLLITISFCLMGFILGCWADGFEKLQIVPLMVVTPLTFLGGTFYSIDMLPEPWRTITLFNPIVYLVNSFRWAFYDTADVDIRLSAALIVAFLAICLGVIAYIFKSGWRLRS from the coding sequence ATGAACCTCCCCGCGATCCGCGCCATCTATCTGTTCGAGCTGGCACGCACCTGGCGCACGCTCTTCCAGAGCATCTTCACGCCGGTGCTGACCACATCGCTCTATTTCGTCGTGTTCGGCTCGGCCATCGGCGGGCGGATGCACGAGGTGAACGGCGTGCCGTACGGCGCGTTCATCATCCCCGGCCTGATGCTGCTGACGATCCTGTCCGAAAGCATCTCCAACGCCAGCTTCGGCATCTATCTGCCGCGCTTCACGGGCACGATCTACGAGCTTTTGTCCGCCCCCGTCGGCGTGGCGGAGACGCTGATCGGCTATGTCGGCGCGGCCGCGACCAAATCGATCATCCTCTCGCTGATCATCCTCGCGACCGCGCGGGTATTCGTGCCCTATCATATCGTCCACCCCTTCTGGGCGGTGAGCTTCCTACTGCTGATCACCATCAGCTTCTGCCTGATGGGCTTCATCCTCGGCTGCTGGGCGGACGGCTTCGAGAAGCTGCAGATCGTGCCCCTGATGGTGGTGACGCCGCTCACCTTCCTCGGCGGCACCTTCTACTCGATCGACATGCTGCCGGAGCCGTGGCGCACGATCACCCTGTTCAATCCGATCGTCTATCTGGTGAACAGCTTCCGCTGGGCCTTCTACGACACGGCGGACGTGGACATCCGGCTGTCGGCGGCGCTGATCGTGGCGTTCCTGGCAATCTGCCTCGGCGTGATCGCCTATATCTTCAAGTCGGGCTGGCGGCTGCGGAGCTGA
- the hspQ gene encoding heat shock protein HspQ produces MTLSHRTLTGTTAPLPIMPAISHARFALGDVVRHRLFGFRGVIFDVDPVFANSEEWYASIPEEVRPVKDQPFYHLLAENAESSYVAYVSQQNLEPDGSDEPIDHPAINGLFEPFTDGRYALRREHRH; encoded by the coding sequence ATGACGCTGTCCCATCGCACGCTTACCGGAACGACGGCCCCCCTGCCGATCATGCCCGCCATTTCCCATGCCCGCTTCGCGCTGGGCGACGTGGTGCGCCACCGGCTGTTCGGCTTTCGCGGCGTGATCTTCGATGTTGATCCCGTCTTCGCCAACAGCGAGGAATGGTATGCCTCGATCCCGGAAGAGGTGCGCCCGGTGAAGGACCAGCCCTTCTACCATCTGCTCGCCGAAAATGCCGAATCGAGCTATGTCGCTTATGTCAGCCAGCAGAATCTGGAGCCGGACGGCAGCGACGAGCCGATCGACCATCCGGCGATCAACGGCCTGTTCGAGCCGTTCACCGACGGCCGGTACGCGCTGCGCCGCGAACATCGCCACTAA
- a CDS encoding alpha/beta hydrolase — translation MTRTPAMDGSTGIRIDPRWVPHPDSISAEARAALARQVTHEGLPFNALYPMPAPDDRVAWVALQERVALHYASAGVATAATLRATAETIRIGEAPVYRATPETLWSEECAFIDLHGGALVFGGGEACRDAARLAADRHGVVCYGVDYRMPPEHPYPAALDDCLAAYRHVLAHHRPENVIVGGRSAGGNLAAALTLRARDEGLPLPAALVLLSPEVDLTESGDSFETNRMVDVVLPGSLMTANLLYAGGADLTHPYLSPLFGSFAEGFPPTFIQSGTRDLFLSSAVRLHRALRRANVPADLHLFEAMPHGGFGDAPEDRELADEMIRFVRAHWGVAGRG, via the coding sequence ATGACCCGCACTCCCGCCATGGACGGCAGCACCGGCATCCGCATCGATCCGCGCTGGGTGCCCCATCCGGATTCGATCAGCGCGGAGGCGCGCGCGGCGCTGGCGCGGCAGGTGACGCATGAGGGGCTGCCGTTCAACGCGCTCTATCCCATGCCCGCGCCCGACGATCGCGTCGCCTGGGTGGCGCTGCAGGAACGGGTGGCGTTGCATTATGCGAGCGCCGGCGTGGCCACCGCCGCCACGTTGCGCGCCACGGCCGAGACGATCCGCATCGGCGAGGCGCCCGTCTATCGCGCCACGCCCGAGACGCTCTGGTCGGAGGAGTGCGCCTTCATCGATCTGCATGGCGGCGCCCTCGTCTTCGGCGGCGGCGAAGCCTGTCGGGATGCCGCGCGGCTGGCGGCCGATCGCCATGGGGTGGTCTGTTACGGCGTCGATTATCGGATGCCGCCCGAGCATCCCTATCCGGCGGCGCTGGACGATTGCCTGGCCGCCTATCGCCATGTGCTGGCGCATCATCGGCCGGAGAATGTGATCGTCGGCGGGCGATCGGCCGGGGGAAATCTCGCCGCCGCCCTGACGCTGCGCGCCCGAGACGAGGGGCTGCCCCTGCCCGCCGCGCTGGTGCTGCTGTCGCCCGAGGTGGACCTGACCGAATCGGGCGACAGCTTCGAAACCAACCGGATGGTGGACGTGGTGCTGCCCGGATCGCTGATGACGGCGAACCTGCTCTATGCGGGCGGCGCGGACCTGACCCATCCCTATCTCTCGCCCTTGTTCGGCAGCTTCGCGGAAGGCTTTCCGCCGACCTTTATCCAGAGCGGCACGCGCGACCTGTTCCTGTCGAGCGCCGTCCGCCTGCATCGCGCGCTGCGCCGGGCGAACGTCCCTGCCGACCTGCATCTGTTCGAAGCGATGCCGCATGGCGGCTTCGGCGATGCGCCCGAGGATCGGGAACTGGCGGACGAGATGATCCGCTTCGTCCGCGCGCATTGGGGCGTGGCGGGACGCGGTTGA
- a CDS encoding outer membrane protein assembly factor BamD: MRVSALRTIALIGIALSSLSLAGCAGRGGMKKGQDSNRYVARDVDTLYNAARDALDKKQYRMAAALFDEVERQHPYSVWARRSELMSSFAYYLAHSYPESIQSAQRFLSIHPGNRDAPYALYLIAVDYYEQISDVTRDQKITGQALDAMGELIRRYPDSKYAADARLKIDLINDHLAGKEMEIGRFYQRRGEWLASVIRFRTVIDKFQSSSHTPEALMRLTESYIALGVVDEAKKSAAVLGANYPGTDYYKHAYDLIQRRQRKG; the protein is encoded by the coding sequence ATGCGCGTTTCCGCTCTCCGAACCATCGCCCTCATCGGCATCGCCCTTTCCTCCCTGTCGCTCGCCGGCTGCGCCGGTCGCGGCGGCATGAAGAAAGGGCAGGACAGCAACCGCTACGTAGCGCGTGACGTCGACACGCTCTACAATGCGGCGCGCGATGCGCTGGACAAGAAGCAGTATCGCATGGCGGCGGCCCTGTTCGACGAGGTGGAGCGCCAGCATCCCTATTCGGTCTGGGCGCGCCGTTCGGAGCTGATGAGCTCCTTCGCTTATTATCTCGCGCACAGTTATCCCGAATCGATCCAGTCGGCGCAGCGCTTCCTCTCGATCCACCCCGGCAATCGCGACGCGCCTTACGCGCTCTATCTGATCGCGGTGGATTATTACGAGCAGATCTCGGACGTCACGCGCGACCAGAAGATCACCGGCCAGGCGCTGGATGCGATGGGCGAGCTGATCCGCCGCTATCCGGACAGCAAATATGCGGCCGATGCGCGTCTGAAGATCGATCTGATCAACGATCACCTGGCCGGCAAGGAAATGGAGATCGGCCGCTTCTATCAGCGGCGTGGCGAGTGGCTCGCCTCGGTGATCCGCTTCCGCACCGTGATCGACAAGTTCCAGAGCTCCAGCCACACGCCCGAGGCGCTGATGCGCCTGACGGAGAGCTATATCGCGCTGGGCGTGGTGGACGAGGCGAAGAAGTCGGCCGCCGTGCTGGGCGCCAATTATCCGGGCACGGATTATTACAAGCACGCCTACGATCTGATCCAGCGGCGCCAGCGCAAGGGTTAA
- a CDS encoding helix-turn-helix domain-containing protein, with protein sequence MPGCSVPPCDRQRFSVECPSRLLFDQIADKWSMMVLTVLDGGPLRFNAIRRHLEGITQKALTQCLRRLERNGLLSRRVIPASPVGVEYEITPLGRSLQPPFKALYRWTLDHFDEVEAARLRFDDQPTA encoded by the coding sequence ATGCCCGGCTGCTCCGTTCCGCCCTGTGACCGCCAACGCTTCTCGGTCGAATGCCCCAGCCGCCTGCTGTTCGATCAGATTGCGGACAAATGGTCGATGATGGTGCTGACGGTGCTGGACGGCGGCCCGCTGCGCTTCAACGCGATCCGCCGCCATCTGGAGGGCATCACGCAGAAGGCGCTCACCCAGTGCCTGCGCCGGCTGGAGCGCAACGGGCTGCTGTCGCGCCGCGTGATCCCGGCTTCCCCGGTCGGCGTCGAATATGAGATCACGCCGCTCGGGCGCTCGCTGCAGCCGCCGTTCAAGGCGCTCTATCGCTGGACGCTGGATCATTTCGACGAGGTGGAGGCCGCGCGCCTGCGCTTCGACGATCAGCCGACCGCCTGA
- a CDS encoding Mth938-like domain-containing protein, with protein sequence MANLDKTPAAVGPIVTAVGPSGFRVSDRIVPGGLILTPDNAVDWPVASLEALTEADFAFLLALFPLPEFVLLGTGATLRRPAPALTAALEAKGLFLEPMDSRAAARTWGLLRGEGRAIAAALMPVGE encoded by the coding sequence ATGGCCAATCTGGACAAGACCCCCGCCGCCGTCGGCCCCATCGTCACCGCCGTCGGCCCCAGCGGCTTCCGCGTCTCCGACCGGATCGTGCCGGGCGGGCTGATCCTGACGCCCGACAATGCGGTCGACTGGCCGGTGGCCTCGCTGGAGGCGCTGACGGAAGCGGATTTCGCCTTCCTGCTCGCTCTGTTTCCGCTGCCCGAATTCGTGCTGCTCGGCACGGGCGCGACCCTGCGGCGCCCGGCGCCCGCGCTCACCGCTGCGCTGGAGGCGAAGGGCCTGTTCCTCGAACCGATGGACAGCCGCGCGGCCGCCCGCACCTGGGGCCTGCTGCGGGGCGAGGGCCGTGCGATCGCGGCGGCGCTCATGCCCGTGGGGGAATGA